One stretch of Rhodohalobacter mucosus DNA includes these proteins:
- the wecB gene encoding non-hydrolyzing UDP-N-acetylglucosamine 2-epimerase — protein sequence MLIDIIAGARPNFMKIAPIIKAIEKANKESGEAKGSEHFLEYRLIHTGQHYDRNMSGAFFEQLGIPEPHMNLESGSGTQAEQTGRIMTRYEEVLMDRKSDLCMVVGDVTSTMACSITAKKMGVKIAHVEGGIRSRDWTMPEEINRVATDSITDFFFTTSEVANKNLRNEGVSDEQIFFVGNTMIDTLLGNLERLEKPGVVDEQNLSEGSYFVMTLHRPANVDEERKLKDLVENIVEGAEDEKIIFPVHPRTRKILDGLGISHPNLIYTDPLGYLQFIWLVKYSRAVITDSGGITEETTVMGIPCLTLRDNTERPETITQGTNELIGTNPDSVKPALQKLMSGSWKSGSIPEKWDGKAAERIVGHIQALMQNGSLKPHQPFVDEELMM from the coding sequence ATGCTGATAGATATCATCGCAGGGGCGAGGCCGAACTTTATGAAAATAGCCCCGATCATTAAAGCTATCGAAAAAGCCAATAAAGAATCAGGAGAGGCGAAAGGATCTGAACACTTTCTTGAATACCGGCTCATACATACAGGTCAGCACTACGACCGAAACATGAGCGGCGCGTTCTTTGAACAGCTCGGCATCCCCGAACCGCATATGAACCTGGAATCGGGCTCCGGTACCCAGGCCGAACAGACCGGCCGCATCATGACCCGCTACGAAGAGGTACTCATGGACCGGAAATCCGATCTCTGCATGGTTGTGGGCGATGTAACCTCCACTATGGCATGCTCCATTACCGCGAAGAAGATGGGAGTGAAGATAGCCCATGTAGAGGGCGGTATCCGCTCGCGCGACTGGACCATGCCCGAGGAGATTAACCGTGTGGCGACGGACAGCATTACCGATTTCTTTTTTACCACATCCGAAGTGGCCAATAAAAACCTGAGGAATGAAGGAGTAAGCGATGAACAAATTTTCTTTGTCGGAAATACTATGATCGATACGCTTCTAGGAAACCTGGAAAGACTGGAAAAGCCGGGCGTTGTGGATGAGCAGAATCTTTCAGAAGGCAGCTACTTTGTTATGACCCTCCACCGTCCCGCCAATGTGGATGAAGAGCGCAAGCTGAAAGATCTGGTCGAAAACATCGTGGAGGGTGCAGAGGATGAAAAGATTATCTTTCCGGTACATCCCCGAACCCGGAAAATCCTGGACGGCCTGGGCATTTCCCATCCGAACCTGATTTATACCGATCCTCTGGGCTATCTGCAGTTTATCTGGCTGGTGAAGTATTCTCGCGCTGTCATCACCGATTCAGGAGGAATTACGGAAGAGACAACGGTAATGGGAATCCCCTGCCTGACCCTTCGTGACAATACCGAGCGCCCCGAAACCATTACCCAGGGAACCAATGAGCTGATCGGTACCAACCCTGACTCGGTAAAACCAGCTCTCCAAAAACTGATGTCGGGCAGCTGGAAATCAGGATCCATCCCCGAAAAATGGGACGGCAAGGCCGCGGAACGAATTGTGGGACACATCCAGGCCCTTATGCAAAACGGAAGCCTGAAGCCTCACCAACCCTTTGTGGATGAAGAGCTGATGATGTGA
- a CDS encoding GxxExxY protein produces the protein MHENQIGDIVIQSALSVHNLLGPGLLESTYQACLDYELKQAGLDVIREASLPVVYKDVHLPCGYRIDLWVNRKVIIEIKAVDALNDIHLAQVLTYLKLTENKLGYLLNFNVKLLKQGIRRVVNGL, from the coding sequence ATGCATGAAAATCAAATAGGGGATATTGTGATCCAATCCGCTTTATCCGTTCATAATCTGTTAGGCCCAGGGTTGCTTGAATCCACCTATCAGGCATGCCTGGATTACGAACTTAAACAGGCCGGTCTTGATGTGATTCGCGAGGCATCCCTGCCGGTGGTTTATAAGGATGTACACCTGCCGTGCGGATACAGAATTGATTTGTGGGTGAACCGAAAAGTAATCATTGAGATAAAAGCGGTGGATGCACTGAATGATATTCACCTTGCGCAGGTGCTCACGTACCTGAAGCTGACAGAGAACAAACTGGGGTATCTGCTAAATTTTAATGTCAAACTTCTCAAGCAAGGTATCCGGAGGGTGGTGAATGGGTTATAG